Proteins from a single region of Megachile rotundata isolate GNS110a chromosome 7, iyMegRotu1, whole genome shotgun sequence:
- the LOC100879657 gene encoding uncharacterized protein LOC100879657 yields the protein MGARQSRRSVDITTTPKKEGIPAEGGVVGDAAAPGDGKLERIEETDTKPTTNGIAPHTDVAEDKDKDKDDATEKDKDKEKTEEVKSEEKQESAGDSPAETAEVTTPTEANAASPNAVTSPENKETKKKDKMKKKWSFRSISFSKKDKSKYAREEAPKNGDVTKEEPLAEGGEDAENGSATAGSPVEEKSAVSSPTAENEASPTAAAASTPSAETKEESPASAASSPADEKQEEPTPSAPTPVPVEEKKEEVEKVEAEKKVVEVSPAGGQFVPGPVEVSVFRVQTVATPSIIERKTSEDIPSLPPSSPPPTPIDASPLQQAQQAAATATALAEAFNLPAEAADKDSPTSLLQASSSSPSSCPERNDPSTETAAESLDATSPPQRPPASSADVNPPTESSTVPAKAEALPVVDTDSRERESAITENAKSPSDRGDGGKTEGQNPSSTVVADTDVDEPRDKPVLPSESTATQGPVEGPASSSRKETVDLENTEETKVEENVIESVETHVSKSDVVCNANNAPMVESEASEAVPDGSEKEEPIPFEKEKTPESVSVAEQVEELVKQVIEQPEVIREEAVREEVEPSVVAMDTVLETEEGMIPLSEEILVEAKPAVVIPEDEDVTVETNEEIAVTDAEVSKLVKEEIEIIVEDKLEPEVEPDIVVPVEEILVVEEPEDTLVPEEPVHPTTVVIEKEAELEIIEISDEVTEEKESMPPPVPESAVPTSPRDTLDSENANLEHDSKTVPSCLVDDSKSQDLVVESSQEVDESPRLPAEQIDSSLSDIPVPAADESSPAKESRQTPSTLERVPGPSDDPLPPPLPEHDATQERAESPKYPLPPEELSCPINVSEMKSELPVPDENDAPSPRHPTETLLTPPRSPSPQSNVSIASGLTTSTKDSSQTQLYDDQSNREFKMESVSISLNSYNESDIELKERLAESLVDTVNQEESSVSCQLSNNATSSTTVQETHQSTQETEAPVENSVARDSTTESSDETSKITSPAVPSEVVVPASPPSAPAITEDVASVAKAIEEMDISDKAVAAATIECNTNEIIADAHYQNNMNE from the exons ATGGGAGCGAGACAGAGCAGAAGGTCCGTGGACATAACGACGACGCCTAAGAAGGAGGGGATACCTGCCGAAGGAGGTGTCGTCGGTGACGCTGCTGCACCTGGCGATGGCAAGTTGGAAAGGATCGAGGAGACCGACACGAAACCCACCACCAATGGTATAGCGCCTCACACGGACGTGGCCGAGGATAAAGACAAGGATAAGGACGATGCCACGGAAAAAGACAAGGATAAGGAGAAG ACGGAAGAAGTGAAGTCGGAAGAGAAGCAAGAATCGGCCGGAGACTCTCCCGCGGAAACGGCAGAGGTCACAACACCTACAGAAGCTAATGCCGCTAGTCCCAATGCTGTCACTTCTCCAGAAAACAAGGAAACCAAAAAGAAGGACAAG ATGAAGAAAAAGTGGTCCTTCAGGTCGATCAGCTTCAGCAAGAAGGACAAGAGCAAGTATGCCCGTGAAGAAGCACCCAAGAATGGAGACGTCACCAAGGAGGAGCCTCTCGCGGAG GGTGGAGAAGACGCGGAGAACGGATCAGCCACGGCAGGTAGCCCGGTCGAAGAGAAATCGGCAGTAAGTAGTCCAACAGCGGAGAACGAAGCCAGCCCAACAGCAGCGGCAGCGTCAACGCCGTCGGCCGAGACGAAGGAAGAGAGCCCAGCGTCTGCAGCTAGTAGCCCCGCGGACGAAAAGCAAGAGGAACCCACTCCCTCTGCCCCAACTCCCGTCCCTGTCGAGGAAAAGAAAGAGGAAGTCGAAAAAGTCGAGGCCGAGAAAAAAGTAGTCGAGGTCAGTCCAGCCGGTGGTCAGTTCGTACCGGGCCCGGTAGAAGTCTCCGTTTTCCGAGTCCAGACAGTCGCTACGCCGTCTATCATTGAGAGGAAAACCAGTGAGGATATTCCTTCCCTGCCCCCGTCCAGTCCGCCGCCAACCCCCATAGACGCGTCGCCTTTGCAGCAGGCTCAGCAGGCCGCTGCGACCGCGACGGCTCTCGCAGAGGCCTTCAACTTGCCTGCAGAGGCTGCTGACAAGGATTCTCCGACCAGCCTTCTACAAGCCTCCTCCTCTTCGCCTTCCTCCTGTCCAGAGCGTAACGACCCGTCAACCGAGACCGCCGCGGAATCTCTCGATGCGACTAGTCCCCCGCAGAGACCACCCGCTTCTTCCGCGGACGTAAACCCTCCAACGGAATCTAGTACTGTCCCTGCGAAGGCAGAAGCTCTGCCGGTGGTTGATACCGACTCGCGCGAGCGCGAATCCGCGATTACGGAAAATGCGAAATCCCCTTCCGACAGAGGTGACGGAGGAAAGACCGAAGGTCAGAATCCGTCGTCGACCGTCGTCGCGGACACGGACGTTGACGAACCCCGCGATAAACCAGTTCTTCCATCCGAGAGCACCGCGACACAGGGACCCGTGGAAGGTCCGGCATCGTCCTCGAGAAAAGAAACGGTGGATTTGGAGAATACCGAAGAGACCAAAGTCGAAGAGAATGTAATCGAGTCCGTTGAAACGCACGTTTCGAAATCGGACGTAGTTTGCAACGCGAATAATGCTCCGATGGTCGAGAGCGAAGCATCGGAAGCTGTGCCCGATGGCTCGGAGAAAGAGGAGCCTATCCCGTTCGAGAAGGAAAAGACGCCGGAAAGCGTGAGCGTGGCCGAACAGGTCGAGGAATTGGTTAAACAGGTGATCGAGCAGCCAGAGGTGATACGAGAAGAAGCGGTGAGAGAGGAGGTTGAACCCTCGGTCGTTGCGATGGACACGGTTCTGGAAACCGAAGAAGGTATGATACCGCTTTCGGAGGAGATCCTGGTAGAGGCTAAGCCTGCCGTGGTCATTCCAGAGGACGAGGACGTAACGGTGGAGACGAACGAGGAGATCGCGGTCACCGATGCCGAAGTCTCGAAACTGGTCAAGGAAGAGATCGAGATTATCGTGGAGGATAAATTGGAACCGGAAGTTGAACCCGATATCGTCGTACCCGTCGAAGAGATCCTCGTTGTCGAAGAGCCAGAAGACACGCTCGTTCCCGAAGAACCTGTCCACCCGACGACCGTCGTTATAGAGAAAGAGGCGGAGTTAGAAATAATCGAGATAAGCGACGAGGTAACCGAGGAGAAAGAATCGATGCCTCCGCCTGTACCAGAATCAGCCGTGCCTACTAGTCCTCGAGATACGTTAGATTCCGAGAACGCGAACCTCGAACACGATTCGAAAACAGTGCCTTCCTGCCTCGTAGACGACTCGAAAAGCCAGGATTTAGTCGTAGAAAGTAGCCAAGAGGTCGACGAGTCTCCTCGTTTGCCGGCAGAACAGATCGATAGCTCTCTCTCGGATATCCCGGTTCCAGCAGCAGACGAGTCCAGTCCCGCGAAAGAATCTCGACAAACGCCGTCCACGCTCGAACGCGTTCCCGGTCCTTCCGACGATCCGTTACCACCCCCGTTACCCGAACACGACGCTACCCAAGAACGCGCGGAGTCTCCCAAATATCCCTTGCCACCGGAAGAGCTCTCTTGCCCGATTAATGTGTCTGAAATGAAGAGTGAGCTTCCAGTTCCCGACGAGAACGACGCGCCCAGCCCGAGACACCCGACAGAGACACTTCTGACACCGCCTAGAAGTCCCAGTCCCCAGTCCAATGTCAGTATCGCGTCTGGCCTGACAACATCCACCAAAGACTCCTCGCAAACACAGTTATACGACGACCAGAGCAATCGAGAGTTCAAGATGGAATCGGTGTCGATAAGCCTCAATTCGTACAATGAATCCGACATTGAATTAAAGGAGAGGTTAGCCGAATCTCTGGTGGATACCGTGAACCAGGAAGAGAGCTCGGTTTCGTGTCAGTTGTCGAACAACGCCACGTCGTCAACAACTGTCCAGGAGACCCATCAG